From the genome of Aricia agestis chromosome 9, ilAriAges1.1, whole genome shotgun sequence, one region includes:
- the LOC121730373 gene encoding 5'-nucleotidase domain-containing protein 3, whose product MSLRNIIYKNLKSTLSQKNVSTKIGGSCKYYSTKELLKEAYCRTRLKYRSKKLPQDVNPQGVFACNELDLTEVHVYGFDYDYTLAHYKPTLEHLLYNLGRDMLLEKYKYPPEISKLEYKPHFAVRGLHYDIEKGLLLKLDSFLQIQFGAVYRGLTPVSTEEVLKIYKNRIIPIAYVEGDMRANKASRAKMVHLADLFSVPEMGLLCNVAEYFIKNQIDYHPEILFLDVKNSVQSCHPIMHQIVAKNVEEYIRPNADLKRYFQLLQEGGKKLFLVTNSPYHFVNAGMEMLVGRDWREFFDVVIVNANKPKFFTEVSRPIRVFDKNANCHIWEKVTSLEKGVIYYEGTVKQLQELTGWCGHQVLYFGDHPYSDLADVTLEHGWRTGAIINELTHEINTLNMEKFKKNANWLQMLTQLIEDHQDQTDPEAVAVLAEWMAERDQLRNETKSVFNPQFGSVFRTYHNPTYFSRRLFRFADIYTSNIRNLLNYSLTHTFYPRRGVMPHEYGSYFV is encoded by the exons atgAGTCTAAGAAATATAATCtacaaaaatcttaaatcaaCTTTATCACAGAAGAATGTGTCGACTAAAATAGGAGGTTCCTGCAAATATTACTCGACCAAAGAACTTCTGAAGGAGGCTTACTGTCGAACAAGATTAAAATACAGAT ctaAAAAGCTGCCTCAGGATGTGAATCCACAGGGTGTGTTTGCTTGTAATGAGCTGGATCTTACAGAGGTTCATGTTTATGGCTTTGACTATGATTACACTTTAGCACACTATAAACCGACTCTAGAACATTTACTTTATAATCTAGGAAGGGATATGCTactggaaaaatataag TATCCTCCagagatttcaaaattggaatacAAGCCCCATTTTGCTGTACGTGGTCTGCATTATGACATTGAAAAAGGTTTACTTCTGAAGCTGGACTCGTTTCTCCAAATCCAGTTTGGTGCCGTATACAGAGGCCTTACTCCCGTCTCTACAGAGGAAGTTCTTAAGATATACAAGAACAGAATAATTCCAATTGCATATGTGGAAGGAGATATGAGAGCTAATAAG GCGAGTCGAGCGAAAATGGTACACTTGGCTGATCTGTTCTCCGTGCCCGAGATGGGTCTGCTGTGTAACGTCGCCGAGTATTTCATCAAGAACCAAATCGACTACCACCCTGAGATCCTATTTTTAGATGTGAag AATTCGGTCCAAAGCTGTCACCCGATTATGCACCAGATAGTGGCGAAAAATGTGGAAGAATACATCAGGCCAAACGCCGACCTGAAGCGATATTTCCAGTTGCTGCAGGAGGGAGGCAAGAAGTTGTTCCTGGTGACCAACAGTCCCTATCATTTTGT CAATGCCGGCATGGAGATGCTAGTAGGCCGCGACTGGCGGGAATTCTTCGACGTGGTGATCGTGAACGCTAACAAGCCCAAGTTCTTCACGGAAGTGTCGCGGCCGATACGCGTGTTCGACAAGAACGCCAACTGCCATATTTGGGAGAAGGTCACCTCGTTAGAGAAAGGCGTTATATACTATGAG GGCACAGTGAAGCAGCTGCAGGAGCTGACGGGGTGGTGCGGTCACCAGGTGCTGTACTTCGGCGACCATCCCTACTCCGACCTCGCCGACGTCACGCTGGAGCACGGCTGGCGGACCGGCGCCATCATCAACGAGCTCACT CACGAGATCAACACGCTGAATATGGAGAAGTTCAAGAAGAATGCCAATTGGCTGCAGATGCTGACCCAGCTGATTGAGGACCATCAGGACCAGACCGACCCCGAGGCCGTCGCCGTCCTCGCGGAGTGGATGGCCGAGAGAGACCAGCTcag GAACGAGACGAAGTCGGTGTTTAACCCGCAGTTCGGCTCTGTGTTCCGGACGTATCACAACCCGACTTATTTCTCCCGGCGACTGTTCCGTTTCGCCGACATATACACCTCCAATATACGGAACCTACTCAACTACTCGCTCACGCACACATTCTACCCCCGACGTGGTGTTATGCCACACGAATATGGATCTTACTTCGTATAG
- the LOC121730374 gene encoding poly(U)-specific endoribonuclease homolog, translated as MKLTIVLLVLVAASNADDLASAAGQIFKGILPNLISNGVTGQQGNSATNTLQTIGTVVGGVVDYAKKKSYEDMLRQVQDSTTDEDLLKLSDEMFNTDINNALNYIQVNLQGKTSPMSKNDEAQSHLLNVPENVWNGPTIRPFAALFDNYHKNVIRPEFVTPNEETEQVTFINTILATGPIRTLMTFLANKGLTQLNEYNEQVELLKKIWFTKYARHWTGLCKCSCAFENIFMAELKSNEVLGLHSWLFFAKREMDNKANYLGYIDKLDLNGKGLILKQHSVLSETKDAPQITMFVGTSPELELALYTVCFMARPDRPCRVTAGNVPFTIQTKTLKSDNVLLIDTAYPVF; from the exons ATGAAGTTAACTATAGTTCTCCTCGTCCTGGTCGCAGCGTCCAACGCGGACGACCTAGCGTCGGCCGCCGGACAGATCTTCAAAGGGATCCTACCGAATCTCATCTCGAATGGCGTGACGGGCCAGCAAGGAAACTCCGCTACCAATACCCTGCAAACTATCGGTACCGTCGTCGGCGGAGTCGTGGACTATGCCAAGAAGAAGAGCTACGAGGACATGCTCCGCCAGGTCCAGGACTCTACCACTGACGAGGACCTGCTAAAACTCAGCGATGAGATGTTCAACACGGATATCAACAATGCACTCAACTACATTCAGGTTAATTTGCAAGGCAAAACCAGTCCGATGTCTAAAAACGATGAAGCGCAAAGCCA CCTCCTGAATGTCCCCGAGAACGTGTGGAACGGACCCACCATCAGGCCCTTCGCAGCGCTCTTCGACAACTACCACAAGAATGTTATCAGGCCAGAGTTTGTCACGCCTAAT GAAGAAACGGAGCAGGTGACATTCATCAACACGATCCTCGCCACCGGACCCATCAGGACGTTAATGACATTCCTCGCCAATAAAG GTTTAACCCAACTGAACGAGTACAATGAGCAAGTGGAACTGCTGAAGAAGATCTGGTTCACGAAGTACGCGCGCCACTGGACCGGCCTGTGCAAGTGCAGCTGCGCCTTTGAAAACATCTTCATGGCTGAACTCAAATCTAATGAAGTTTTGG GTCTTCACAGCTGGTTGTTCTTCGCCAAGCGCGAGATGGACAACAAAGCCAACTACTTGGGATACATCGACAAACTAGATCTCAATGGA AAAGGCCTCATCCTGAAACAACACTCCGTGCTTAGCGAGACCAAAGACGCCCCTCAGATCACCATGTTCGTGGGCACCTCACCCGAATTGGAGCTGGCGTTATACACTGTGTGTTTCATGGCGCGACCGGACAGGCCGTGCAGAGTCACAGCCGGTAATGTACCATTCACTATCCAGACGAAGACACTAAAGTCGGATAATGTCCTGCTCATTGATACAGCGTACCCCGTTTTTTAa